Sequence from the Candidatus Buchananbacteria bacterium CG10_big_fil_rev_8_21_14_0_10_42_9 genome:
TATGGTTTTATAAAATGATTTTGAATTAATATTTGGTTTAGCAAAATTAAATACATATAACCGGCCATGGCGAGCTTCACGCGTTGGAATGACGCAATCAAACATGTCCATCCCGTTTTTTACCGCCATAACTAATTCTTCTGGGCGGCCAAGACCCATGAGATAACGAGGCTTATCGGGCGGCAATAAAGGCTCTACCCATTTTAATACTTGCGCCATTTTTTGACGCGGTTCGCCAACGGCCACCCCACCAATCGCAAATCCATCAAAATTCATTGCGGTTAATTGCCGCGCCGATTCAGTTCGTAAATCTTTAAAGGTGCTTCCTTGAACAATGCCAAAAAGCAAATTTTTATTTTTTAACTTCTTCTTTTCAGCTAAGCAGCGCTTGGCCCAACCGGTGGTTAGCTCCAAAGATTCTTTGGCATATTTTTTTGAGCAAGGGTACGGCGGACACTCATCTAGCACCATCATAATATCTGCGCCAATAATACTTTGAATTTGTACCGCGCGCTCAGGCGTTAAAAAATATTTGTTGCCGTTTTTAGGATCCGCAAAATAAACACCGTGTTCGGTAATTTTTCTATGCTTGCCTAAAGAAAAAACTTGATAGCCGCCCGAATCTGTTAATATTGGTCCTGGCCAATTCATAAACTGATGCAGCCCGCTCGCTTTTTTCATTACCGCCATGCCCGGCTCCAATAACAGATGATAAGTGTTAGACAATAAAATTTGTGCTCCAAGCTCCATCATCTCATCCACTGACACGTTTTTCACCGCTCCCCGAGTGGCAATCGGCATAAAAAACGGCCCGGCAATTTCGCCGTGCTTGGTTGTTAGTTTGGTTAATCGCGCTTTGGATTTCTTACTTTTTTTAACTATTTTAAAATAAGTCATTATAACTATTTACTCTTTTCTGTTTGCTATTTGCTCTTCGCCTTATTACCACCAACTCGGCTGATATCGCCCTTTATCTAATTCATTCCATCCACTTTTTAGGCCTTGCAGCATTAAACTATAAACTACCGCCAAACCAATGTAAAAAATAATTTGGCTTTCAC
This genomic interval carries:
- a CDS encoding tRNA guanosine(34) transglycosylase Tgt, producing MTYFKIVKKSKKSKARLTKLTTKHGEIAGPFFMPIATRGAVKNVSVDEMMELGAQILLSNTYHLLLEPGMAVMKKASGLHQFMNWPGPILTDSGGYQVFSLGKHRKITEHGVYFADPKNGNKYFLTPERAVQIQSIIGADIMMVLDECPPYPCSKKYAKESLELTTGWAKRCLAEKKKLKNKNLLFGIVQGSTFKDLRTESARQLTAMNFDGFAIGGVAVGEPRQKMAQVLKWVEPLLPPDKPRYLMGLGRPEELVMAVKNGMDMFDCVIPTREARHGRLYVFNFAKPNINSKSFYKTI